In a single window of the Pseudodesulfovibrio profundus genome:
- the rpsP gene encoding 30S ribosomal protein S16, with translation MAMKIRLTRMGSKKRPFYRVVALDSATRRDGRPVEYLGYYNPMVEPNEIKLDMEKIEKWLAEGAEPSNTVRSLLKKAGK, from the coding sequence ATGGCTATGAAAATCAGACTGACTCGTATGGGTTCCAAGAAGCGTCCCTTCTACCGCGTCGTGGCTCTCGACAGCGCCACCCGTCGCGACGGCCGTCCCGTTGAGTACCTTGGGTACTACAATCCGATGGTCGAACCCAACGAAATCAAGCTCGACATGGAAAAGATCGAGAAGTGGCTCGCAGAAGGTGCTGAGCCCAGCAACACTGTTCGTTCCCTGCTGAAGAAGGCCGGCAAGTAA
- a CDS encoding KH domain-containing protein: MLKEMIEYIAKSLVDNPDEVHVSEVEGEQTSVIELKVAKEDLGKVIGKQGRTARAMRTLLGAASTKARKRSVLEILE; the protein is encoded by the coding sequence ATGCTGAAAGAGATGATTGAGTACATTGCCAAGTCCCTGGTGGACAACCCGGATGAAGTGCATGTGTCTGAAGTCGAAGGCGAGCAGACCTCGGTTATTGAGCTGAAAGTGGCCAAGGAAGACCTTGGCAAGGTGATTGGCAAGCAGGGCAGAACTGCCCGTGCCATGCGCACCTTGCTTGGAGCCGCGTCCACCAAAGCTCGCAAACGCTCCGTTTTGGAGATTCTCGAGTAG
- the rimM gene encoding ribosome maturation factor RimM (Essential for efficient processing of 16S rRNA), producing MTTRRKDGLIPVGGVAKPHGIRGEFCIKNYADSPLLFDRVSTLFLQDGTKSPKSYVINSWREHKGLVLLKCRGIDDRDQAESLRGQAVLIREEDLPELDDGEHYIMDMLGCRVELRDGSYVGMLEHFYENAEQDVWVIVTDDRKEVLLPAVPEFVLDVDLDNEVVTIDPPEGLLDIYLNPEPPKKKKPRRRTPKKKKAVDNAG from the coding sequence ATGACAACACGCCGCAAAGACGGGTTAATTCCCGTAGGCGGAGTGGCGAAGCCGCACGGAATTCGCGGGGAGTTCTGCATAAAGAACTATGCAGACTCCCCGTTGCTTTTCGATCGCGTTTCCACTCTGTTTCTTCAGGATGGGACCAAAAGTCCCAAGTCGTACGTCATCAATTCCTGGCGAGAGCACAAGGGTCTTGTGCTGCTCAAATGCCGTGGAATTGATGATCGCGATCAGGCTGAATCCTTGCGCGGACAGGCCGTGCTCATCCGTGAAGAAGACCTGCCGGAGCTGGATGACGGCGAGCATTACATCATGGATATGCTCGGATGTCGTGTCGAGCTTCGTGATGGCTCTTACGTGGGGATGCTTGAGCACTTCTACGAAAATGCCGAACAGGACGTCTGGGTCATTGTAACCGATGACCGTAAAGAGGTCTTGTTGCCGGCTGTTCCTGAATTCGTATTGGATGTGGATCTGGACAATGAGGTCGTGACCATCGATCCCCCCGAGGGGTTGTTGGACATTTACCTCAACCCGGAGCCGCCCAAGAAAAAGAAACCCCGCCGCCGTACCCCGAAAAAGAAGAAGGCAGTCGATAACGCAGGCTAG
- the trmD gene encoding tRNA (guanosine(37)-N1)-methyltransferase TrmD: protein MNFHIVSIFPHYFESPLSSGLMGKAVDSGLVNLDHVDVRHFAGGIHKSVDDRPFGGGPGMLLKLDPMVKALDSIEKPGRIMMMSPRGKPLTQARSRELSQEEDVTLICGRYEGIDERLLDLYDIELVSVGDFVLNGGEAGAVCLIESVARLLPGFMGHDDSGEEESFSAGLLEYPHYTRPDDWDGLKVPEVLRGGNHGAIDQWRRECSLETTLNDRPDMLPGASLTVEDIDYLRTLSRTRLGRNLYIALCHYPVHNKFGEKVAVSVTNLDLHDMSRVARSYGLGGFYATTPIEDQKALAEQLLNHWKEGAGSIANPDRAEAFSKVKVFDDIDSVVLDIQEQTGQCPRLAATSARLDRRKQAEPALTYEEVQGWLAKSPVLLIFGTGHGLAEEVLSKAAGILRPVRYLDDYNHLSVRSAVAIIVDRLIADEY, encoded by the coding sequence ATGAATTTCCATATCGTATCCATCTTCCCTCACTACTTTGAGTCACCGCTGTCGTCGGGACTCATGGGCAAGGCTGTGGATAGCGGGCTGGTCAATCTGGACCACGTTGATGTGCGGCATTTTGCCGGTGGCATCCATAAATCCGTGGATGATCGTCCGTTTGGCGGTGGCCCCGGCATGCTGCTCAAGCTCGATCCCATGGTCAAGGCCCTCGATTCCATTGAGAAGCCCGGCCGGATCATGATGATGTCACCTCGTGGCAAGCCGCTGACCCAGGCCCGTTCCCGAGAGCTGTCTCAAGAAGAGGATGTCACGCTCATCTGTGGTCGCTACGAAGGGATCGATGAACGCCTGCTTGATCTGTATGACATCGAGCTGGTCAGTGTCGGCGACTTCGTGCTCAACGGTGGCGAGGCCGGAGCTGTCTGTCTGATCGAGTCCGTGGCGCGATTGCTGCCGGGATTCATGGGACACGACGATTCCGGTGAAGAGGAATCCTTTTCCGCTGGCCTGCTGGAATACCCGCACTACACCCGACCCGACGATTGGGACGGGTTGAAGGTGCCGGAAGTCCTGCGCGGCGGGAATCACGGGGCCATTGATCAATGGCGTCGCGAGTGTTCGCTGGAAACGACCCTCAATGATCGACCGGACATGCTTCCCGGAGCCAGTCTGACGGTTGAGGATATCGACTACCTGCGCACCCTTTCCCGGACACGGCTCGGGCGCAACCTCTACATAGCCCTCTGCCACTATCCCGTTCACAACAAGTTCGGTGAAAAAGTGGCAGTCTCCGTGACCAATCTGGACCTGCACGACATGTCCCGGGTTGCTCGCAGTTACGGGCTGGGTGGGTTCTATGCTACCACCCCCATCGAGGATCAGAAGGCCTTGGCCGAACAGCTCCTCAACCACTGGAAAGAAGGGGCCGGGAGTATCGCCAACCCGGACCGCGCCGAGGCATTTTCAAAGGTGAAGGTTTTTGACGATATTGATTCTGTGGTTCTTGACATTCAGGAACAAACAGGGCAATGTCCCCGGCTCGCGGCTACGTCTGCACGTTTAGACCGCCGCAAGCAAGCCGAACCTGCTCTTACGTATGAAGAAGTGCAGGGATGGTTAGCCAAATCACCGGTTTTATTGATTTTTGGAACCGGTCACGGTTTGGCTGAAGAAGTCCTCTCCAAAGCGGCGGGCATATTGCGGCCCGTTAGATATTTGGACGACTACAACCATCTGTCGGTACGAAGTGCGGTTGCGATCATCGTCGACCGGCTTATCGCAGATGAGTACTAA
- the rplS gene encoding 50S ribosomal protein L19: MNAIQKIEAEHIRLDMPDFKAGDTVKVHYRIIEGEKERIQVFQGAVLRRRRGTTNSTFSVRKISDGVGVERVFPMNSPFIDRVEVVSEGKVRRSRIYYLRNLRGKAARIKSKQIWE, from the coding sequence ATGAACGCAATTCAGAAGATCGAAGCCGAACACATTCGTCTCGACATGCCCGATTTCAAGGCCGGTGACACCGTCAAGGTTCACTACCGCATCATCGAGGGTGAAAAAGAACGTATCCAGGTTTTCCAGGGTGCAGTCCTTCGCCGTCGTCGCGGTACCACCAACTCCACCTTCTCTGTCCGGAAAATTTCCGACGGTGTTGGTGTGGAACGTGTGTTCCCCATGAACTCCCCCTTCATCGATCGCGTCGAAGTGGTCTCCGAAGGTAAAGTTCGCCGCAGCCGCATCTACTACCTGCGCAACCTGCGTGGTAAGGCTGCCCGCATCAAGTCCAAGCAGATCTGGGAATAA